One part of the Cyclobacteriaceae bacterium genome encodes these proteins:
- a CDS encoding tetratricopeptide repeat-containing sensor histidine kinase, with amino-acid sequence MIRSVLGLLFILILQTTTFGQQTIFDSLELKLKGSSSDLERVDLLNELSNRYLAYQPQQSKPLAEEALAIAKTIGYKRGEAVALNRIGEYEFRQSNYARAVEFTTESLRLAEQLKDSSIMAMAYRVLGNTNTFGFKRFGQALQYQQKAFDIYKKLNDKRNIASFCGNITWIYGTTGENLEEGHTLANWGIHLSDSLKDYQLLSYNYNSKGLLYLKQNLLDSSLTYLALSNSAAEKSNDHAVIAYNKSIMGDIFFRKGDIQTALRLFTAAATESGELNLREVVKNSYYGLSQCYARLKNFERAYHYHMLYDELNSTLLNWETTQKALITELEFAEEKKEQKIAELELANKKARQEKFIYIILSAVFVLFMLTITALVIRNNRQRIQSNKLLQEKNYEIARQNEKLKQSNTVKDKLFSIISHDLRTPLASLKGLLAMALRKDISDAEFRGIIPKLNNLVIGTNETLENLFLWSHSQMNGWSFQPGNINLKQLTERCLSLFSESAKTKSINLESKIQSDVYALADENQLELILRNLLNNAIKFTQQGGQITLEAEVENNMVEVRITDNGIGMEAKQLQTLFDKKNTQTTRGTMGEKGTGLGLQLCKEMVEINSGTIAAESIPGKGSTFKVKLKAVKPGSNPV; translated from the coding sequence ATGATCAGATCTGTCCTAGGCCTACTGTTTATTTTAATACTGCAGACAACAACATTTGGTCAACAAACCATTTTTGATAGCCTGGAGTTAAAACTAAAGGGGTCATCATCGGATTTGGAACGGGTTGATCTGTTAAATGAATTATCGAACAGGTACCTCGCTTACCAACCACAACAATCCAAACCATTAGCCGAAGAAGCATTGGCCATTGCCAAAACTATTGGCTATAAACGTGGTGAGGCTGTAGCACTAAACCGAATAGGAGAATATGAATTCAGGCAAAGCAATTACGCCCGCGCGGTTGAGTTCACCACGGAATCGTTAAGGCTGGCCGAGCAACTAAAGGATTCTTCGATTATGGCCATGGCCTACCGCGTGCTAGGCAATACAAATACTTTTGGTTTTAAACGCTTCGGTCAGGCCTTACAATACCAACAAAAAGCTTTCGATATCTATAAAAAGCTAAACGACAAAAGAAACATTGCATCGTTTTGCGGCAACATAACCTGGATATACGGCACAACTGGCGAAAACCTGGAGGAGGGCCATACGCTGGCTAACTGGGGAATACATCTTTCCGATTCGCTGAAAGATTACCAGTTGCTTAGTTACAATTACAATTCAAAAGGCCTATTGTACCTGAAACAAAATCTGCTCGATTCTTCCTTAACGTATTTAGCCCTCTCTAATAGCGCGGCTGAAAAATCCAATGACCACGCAGTTATTGCCTATAATAAAAGTATTATGGGCGATATTTTTTTTAGAAAAGGCGATATTCAAACCGCGTTGCGTTTATTCACGGCTGCAGCTACTGAAAGCGGAGAACTGAACCTGAGGGAAGTGGTAAAAAATTCTTACTATGGACTGTCGCAATGCTATGCCCGTCTAAAAAACTTTGAACGTGCCTATCACTATCACATGCTTTATGATGAATTAAACAGCACACTTTTAAATTGGGAAACAACACAAAAAGCGCTGATAACCGAACTTGAGTTTGCCGAAGAGAAAAAGGAACAAAAAATTGCCGAACTGGAACTGGCCAATAAAAAAGCTCGCCAGGAAAAATTCATCTACATTATCCTATCCGCTGTTTTTGTGTTGTTCATGCTTACCATTACTGCCCTGGTTATCCGGAACAATCGACAGCGCATCCAATCCAATAAACTCCTGCAGGAAAAGAACTATGAAATAGCCCGGCAGAATGAAAAGTTAAAACAATCCAATACGGTTAAGGATAAACTCTTTTCCATCATCAGTCATGATTTACGAACGCCACTGGCGAGTTTAAAAGGTTTATTGGCCATGGCCTTACGAAAAGATATTTCTGATGCAGAGTTTAGAGGGATCATCCCAAAACTCAACAACCTCGTAATCGGCACTAACGAAACCCTGGAAAACCTTTTCCTGTGGTCGCATTCGCAAATGAACGGATGGTCCTTTCAACCGGGCAACATTAACCTGAAACAATTGACCGAACGTTGTCTCTCCTTATTTTCTGAATCTGCCAAAACAAAATCCATTAATCTGGAAAGTAAAATCCAAAGCGATGTTTATGCCCTTGCCGATGAAAACCAACTTGAACTGATTTTGCGTAACCTGTTGAACAACGCTATAAAGTTTACCCAACAGGGCGGGCAAATTACCCTGGAAGCCGAGGTAGAAAATAATATGGTAGAAGTAAGGATAACGGACAATGGCATTGGCATGGAGGCCAAACAACTGCAAACTTTGTTTGATAAGAAAAACACCCAAACTACCCGGGGTACCATGGGCGAAAAAGGTACCGGATTGGGACTGCAATTGTGCAAAGAAATGGTTGAGATAAATAGCGGAACCATTGCCGCTGAGAGTATTCCCGGCAAAGGAAGTACTTTTAAGGTTAAGCTTAAGGCCGTTAAGCCAGGCTCAAACCCTGTATAA
- the rpsB gene encoding 30S ribosomal protein S2: MAKKLTYQDLLEAGVHFGHLTRKWNPKMAEYIFMENNGIHIIDLHKSLAALEEAAFAMKNIVRSGRKIMFVATKKQAKDIVAEEAKRLNMPYVTERWLGGMLTNFATIRKSLKKLSQIEKLMKDEAYANLQKKERLTLTREKAKLEKQLGGIVDLNRLPAALFIIDVKREHIAVKEAQKLNIPVFAMVDTNSDPSSVDFPIPANDDAFKSISLITGYIGSVIEEALNERKKEKEEASLKKEEDEKRKVDAAVEEAK; this comes from the coding sequence ATGGCAAAGAAATTAACTTATCAGGATTTATTGGAAGCAGGTGTTCATTTCGGACACTTGACCCGCAAGTGGAACCCGAAGATGGCCGAGTACATCTTCATGGAAAACAATGGTATCCACATTATTGACTTGCACAAATCGCTGGCTGCGCTTGAAGAAGCCGCTTTCGCGATGAAGAACATTGTTCGTTCAGGAAGAAAAATCATGTTCGTGGCTACAAAAAAACAGGCTAAAGATATTGTAGCCGAAGAAGCAAAGCGCCTCAACATGCCTTACGTCACAGAACGTTGGTTGGGTGGTATGCTTACCAACTTCGCCACTATACGCAAGTCGTTGAAAAAACTTTCGCAGATTGAAAAGCTTATGAAAGACGAGGCTTATGCCAATTTGCAAAAGAAGGAGCGCCTTACCCTTACCCGCGAAAAAGCAAAGCTCGAAAAGCAACTGGGTGGTATTGTGGATTTAAATCGTTTACCGGCAGCACTCTTCATTATTGACGTAAAGCGCGAGCACATTGCCGTTAAGGAAGCGCAAAAGTTGAATATCCCTGTGTTTGCCATGGTGGATACCAACTCAGATCCTTCTTCTGTTGATTTCCCGATTCCTGCCAATGATGATGCCTTCAAATCAATTTCACTGATCACCGGTTATATCGGAAGCGTAATTGAAGAAGCATTGAACGAGCGTAAGAAAGAGAAAGAAGAAGCTTCCTTGAAGAAAGAAGAGGACGAAAAGAGAAAAGTAGACGCGGCCGTAGAAGAAGCAAAATAA
- a CDS encoding elongation factor Ts yields the protein MSISAQDVNKLRQMTGAGMMDCKKALTESAGDFEKAIEILRKKGQKVSASRSDKEAKEGSVFVNVSDDKKEAILIALNCETDFVAKNEEFQALGKLIADTAFANKPADKDALLTQKVGDLTLNDKIVELVGKIGEKIEVSEFVHMKGEAVVPYIHAGAKLGVLVSLKGVNGKDVTDAGKDVGMQIAAMNPVAVDETSVDKAIIEKELEIAKAQILAEGKPENMVEKIAQGKLNKFFKESTLLHQAFVKDNSKTVAQYLDSVTKGLTVAAFKRVSIG from the coding sequence ATGTCAATTTCAGCACAAGATGTAAACAAACTCAGGCAAATGACCGGTGCCGGCATGATGGATTGTAAGAAAGCCCTTACCGAATCCGCTGGCGATTTTGAGAAAGCCATAGAAATATTAAGAAAGAAAGGCCAGAAAGTTTCTGCTTCCCGCTCCGACAAAGAAGCCAAAGAGGGTTCTGTGTTTGTGAACGTAAGCGATGATAAGAAAGAAGCCATTTTGATTGCCCTGAATTGCGAGACAGATTTCGTTGCAAAGAACGAAGAGTTTCAGGCGCTTGGTAAGCTTATAGCCGATACGGCATTTGCCAATAAGCCGGCCGATAAGGATGCATTATTGACACAAAAGGTGGGTGATCTTACCCTGAATGACAAAATTGTTGAATTGGTTGGAAAAATCGGGGAGAAAATTGAAGTGAGCGAATTTGTTCACATGAAGGGCGAAGCCGTTGTGCCCTACATCCATGCTGGCGCAAAGCTTGGCGTGTTGGTTTCGTTGAAAGGTGTAAACGGGAAAGACGTTACCGATGCCGGAAAGGATGTGGGTATGCAGATTGCCGCCATGAACCCGGTGGCCGTTGATGAAACATCGGTAGACAAAGCCATTATTGAAAAAGAACTTGAAATTGCCAAAGCTCAAATTCTGGCCGAGGGCAAACCCGAAAATATGGTTGAAAAAATTGCCCAGGGCAAACTGAATAAATTCTTCAAAGAAAGCACCTTGCTGCACCAGGCTTTTGTTAAGGATAACAGCAAAACAGTGGCGCAGTATCTTGACAGTGTAACCAAAGGATTAACGGTTGCAGCATTCAAGCGTGTTTCTATTGGATAA
- a CDS encoding cupin-like domain-containing protein yields the protein MPLDIKTPVPVVDGTTITREEFQREFYKPQKPVVLRGLWKQYPAYTKWTMDFFKESMGNIEVGLYGNRKEDLSKTLQVPNAVMRFDEYLNLIEREPTDLRLFLFPVFKHKPELLKDFDYPKIASGYIKIPFMFFGPANSIVRMHQDIDMSNVFLTQFHGRKRVVLFAPDQSELLYRLPFNVHSTVDVDRPDYDSYPGLNYVKGMSTVIEHGDTIFMPSGYWHHIEYMEGGFGLSVRTLPYGLSMKARGLWNLTVQRTTDNIMRKLNDEKWFAFKKKLAHKRADKIIQGLSLA from the coding sequence ATGCCCTTGGACATAAAAACACCTGTTCCTGTAGTAGACGGCACCACGATTACCCGCGAAGAGTTTCAACGCGAATTTTACAAGCCACAAAAGCCCGTAGTATTGCGCGGCTTGTGGAAGCAATACCCTGCCTACACCAAGTGGACCATGGACTTTTTTAAGGAAAGCATGGGCAACATTGAGGTAGGTTTGTACGGTAATCGTAAAGAGGATCTTTCCAAAACACTGCAGGTGCCCAATGCCGTTATGCGTTTTGATGAGTACCTAAACCTGATTGAACGTGAGCCGACTGACCTGCGCTTGTTTCTTTTTCCTGTATTTAAGCATAAGCCCGAGTTGTTAAAAGATTTTGATTATCCCAAAATCGCATCGGGTTATATTAAAATACCCTTTATGTTTTTTGGACCTGCCAATTCCATTGTGCGCATGCACCAGGATATTGACATGAGCAATGTATTCCTTACCCAGTTTCACGGCAGGAAAAGAGTGGTATTGTTTGCCCCTGATCAATCGGAATTACTTTATCGCTTGCCATTCAACGTTCACTCCACCGTTGATGTAGACCGCCCCGATTACGATTCTTACCCAGGTTTGAATTATGTGAAGGGTATGAGCACCGTAATTGAACATGGCGATACGATTTTTATGCCAAGCGGTTATTGGCACCACATTGAATACATGGAAGGAGGTTTCGGTCTTTCTGTGAGAACATTGCCTTATGGTCTTTCTATGAAAGCCCGTGGTTTATGGAACCTGACCGTTCAGCGTACTACCGATAACATTATGCGCAAATTGAATGATGAAAAGTGGTTTGCCTTTAAAAAGAAGCTTGCGCATAAGCGTGCCGATAAGATTATACAGGGTTTGAGCCTGGCTTAA